One region of Pagrus major chromosome 7, Pma_NU_1.0 genomic DNA includes:
- the kdm5bb gene encoding lysine-specific demethylase 5B-B isoform X3, translating into MSLPRPDEFKPPPECPVFEPSWEEFRDPYAFINKIRPIAEKTGICKVRPPPGWQPPFACDVDKLHFVPRIQRLNELEAQTRVKLNFLDQIAKFWDLQGCPLKIPHVERKILDLYKLNKLVADEGGFDIVCRDRRWTKIALQMGFAPGKAVGSHLRGHYEKILYPYNLFQSGANLLCIQKPVQPLESPDSMESMDTKELKLQDQAQRQAVQTPDNCPSARRAKRMKCEAACVKIEPGEPGEAKPNLRRRMGSFVAKQEPEKQEIPIPVKQEPVEFKEPVIEADKSKSRYKKFIPPVPPSPVDLVVCLVCGSGGEEDRLLLCDGCDDSYHTFCLIPPLHDVPKGDWRCPKCLAQECNKPHEAFGFEQAYRDYSLRAFGQMADAFKSDYFNMPVHMVPTELVEKEFWRLVGAIEEDVTVEYGADIASKEFGSGFPIPNGKFKVSPADEKYLKCGWNLNNLAMMKPSVLTHVTADICGMTLPWLYVGMCFSSFCWHIEDHWSYSINYLHWGEPKTWYGAPGFAAEQLEEVMRKLAPELFESQPDLLHQLVTIMNPNTLMAYGVPIYRTNQCAGEFVITFPRAYHSGFNQGFNFAEAVNFCTVDWMPLGRQCIDHYRMLHRYNVFSHDEMVCNMASKAGTLDVVLASAVHKDMVAMIREEQTMRDKVKKMILESDVRASEGVLDCKEAKYDHLQDDERQCAKCRTTCYLSAITCPCSPGVLVCLHHINDLCSCPVDNYTLNFRYTLDHLFPMMSAVKQRAELYDDWASLVTQTLEAKLEKKKGLPVFRSLLSESESRLFPDNDLLRRLRLVTQDAEKCSSVAQQLLNGKRQTRYRCGNGKSCSQLTVEELSSFVRQLYNLPCSLPQAPMLKELLNRIEDFQQHSEKVLADEVPSVAEIQSLLDVSFDFDVELPELPRLRVRLEQARWLEGVQQASAQPATLTLETMRRLIDQGVGLVPHPSVEKAMARLQELLTVSEHWEDKASSLLKARPPHSIETLSAAAEKASGIPAYLPNSLLLKDTIRKAREWLQEAEELQASGGEPMINSLSDMVLRGQAIQVHLEPLDRLESLMVEVQEWKESAATTFLQKDSTLALLEVLCPRCEVGNVGSPKRKAKKGKESPKSNKKKTPRLNTLGDVEKALSETKDSTSAMATLEELRAREMEAFTNFRAANESKLLPTADCMDLRVCVCQKAPMGAMLQCELCRDAFHSVCVRDPSDLCETQLWLCPQCQRSEKPPLNKVLSLLASLRHIGVRLPEGDALHYLVERTLNWQQRAQEISQSCNLPELEERPGTPPTLTRWASGSHDIQNNTQAPCLTPEWNRTSHAQTVFYTEQRCIPLQGLSRDLEELMVEGLLLQVSLPEVQCLYHVLLDRASSQQTDRCISPTQDESTDCDKHMQFNSQGNNLQLDQDGVNGVRETVIGSEKKTKRHLEKEGLDAERRAKDKKHSHKRQKMNKKNLQRRTSTSPRSDFSQSDDSDEEMAVCPAERCQLPEGDEVDWVQCDGSCNQWFHQVCVGVTAEMAEKEDYICVRCTLNDGHTRK; encoded by the exons ATGAGCCTGCCTCGGCCGGACGAGTTCAAGCCTCCTCCGGAGTGCCCGGTCTTCGAGCCCAGCTGGGAAGAATTTAGAGATCCGTATGCTTTCATCAATAAGATCCGTCCGATCGCCGAAAAAACCGGCATTTGCAAAGTCCGGCCGCCTCCG gGTTGGCAGCCTCCGTTTGCTTGCGATGTCGACAAACTTCACTTTGTTCCTCGGATCCAGAGGCTCAATGAGCTGGAG GCACAGACCAGAGTCAAGCTCAACTTCTTGGACCAGATTGCCAAATTTTGGGATTTGCAGGGATGTCCCCTGAAGATTCCTCATGTGGAGCGCAAGATTTTGGATTTATATAAGCTAAATAAG CTGGTAGCAGATGAGGGTGGATTTGACATTGTCTGCCGGGACAGGAGATGGACCAAGATTGCACTACAAATGGGCTTCGCCCCTGGCAAAGCTGTCGGCTCACACCTGCGAGGGCATTATGAGAAAATCCTTTATCCCTACAATCTGTTTCAGAGTGGAGCAAACCTGCTG tgcATTCAGAAGCCGGTCCAGCCATTGGAGAGTCCAGACAGTATGGAGAGCATGGACACCAAGGAGCTCAAACTGCAGGACCAGGCTCAGAGGCAGGCTGTCCAGACGCCGGACAATTGCCCCAGCGCTCGCAGAGCCAAGCGCATGAAGTGTGAG GCCGCCTGTGTGAAGATTGAACCAGGTGAGCCCGGCGAGGCCAAGCCAAACCTGAGGCGGAGGATGGGCTCTTTTGTCGCCAAGCAAGAACCAG AAAAGCAAGAGATTCCCATTCCAGTGAAACAGGAGCCTGTTGAATTTAAAGAACCAGTAATTGAAGCTGACAAATCCAAGTCACGGTACAAGAAATTCATCCCTCCGGTTCCCCCGAGTCCg GTGGATCTGGttgtgtgtctggtgtgtgGCAGTGGGGGAGAGGAAGACCGTCTGTTGCTGTGTGACGGCTGTGACGATAGCTACCACACCTTCTGCCTGATCCCTCCTCTGCACGACGTTCCCAAAGGAGACTGGAGGTGCCCCAAGTGTCTGGCTCAG GAATGCAACAAACCTCACGAGGCATTCGGCTTTGAACAAGCGTACAGGGATTATTCTCTGCGTGCATTTGGGCAAATGGCTGATGCATTCAAATCAGATTACTTCAACATGCCGGTTCAT ATGGTACCCACAGAGCTGGTGGAGAAAGAGTTCTGGCGTTTGGTGGGAGCCATTGAAGAGGATGTTACCGTAGAATACGGAGCAGATATCGCCTCGAAGGAATTTGGGAGTGGATTCCCCATTCCCAATGGAAAATTTAAGGTTTCCCCTGCTGATGAG AAATACCTCAAGTGTGGCTGGAACCTGAACAACCTGGCGATGATGAAACCGTCTGTACTGACTCATGTGACGGCTGACATTTGTGGGATGACGCTGCCGTGGCTTTATGTCGGCAtgtgtttctcctccttctgctgGCACATTGAGGATCACTGGAGCTACTCCATCAACTACCTGCACTG GGGGGAACCTAAAACCTGGTATGGAGCTCCTGGTTTTGCTGCtgaacagctggaggaggtgatgaggaAACTGGCCCCAGAGCTGTTTGAGTCTCAGCCGGACCTGCTGCACCAGCTGGTCACCATCATGAACCCCAACACCCTGATGGCCTACGGAGTCCCT ATTTACAGAACAAACCAGTGTGCTGGCGAGTTTGTCATCACATTTCCAAGAGCCTACCACAGCGGCTTCAATCAGGGCTTCAACTTTGCTGAGGCGGTCAACTTCTGCACTGTGGACTGG ATGCCTCTTGGCAGGCAGTGCATTGACCACTACCGCATGCTGCACCGGTACAACGTGTTCTCCCACGATGAGATGGTGTGCAACATGGCCTCGAAAGCAGGCACACTCGATGTGGTCCTGGCCTCAGCCGTCCACAAGGACATGGTTGCCATGATCCGAGAGGAGCAGACGATGAGAGACAAAGTGAAGAAGATG ATCCTGGAGTCGGATGTCAGAGCATCAGAA GGGGTGTTAGATTGCAAGGAGGCAAAATACGATCACCTCCAGGATGACGAGCGGCAGTGTGCCAAGTGCAGAACCACCTGCTACCTGTCTGCCATCACCTGTCCCTGCAGCCCAGGAGTACTTGTCTGTCTGCACCACATCAATGACCTCTGCTCCTGCCCTGTCGACAACTACACACTGAA TTTCAGATACACACTGGACCACCTGTTCCCCATGATGAGCGCTGTGAAGCAGAGAGCTGAGCTGTATGATGATTGGGCCTCCCTCGTGACACAGACTCTGGAGGCCAAActggaaaagaagaaag GCCTGCCAGTGTTTCGCTCCCTTCTTTCTGAATCAGAGTCCAGGCTGTTCCCCGACAACGACCTGCTGCGTCGGCTACGTCTGGTCACACAGGATGCAGAGAAGTGCTCCTCAGTGGCACAGCAGCTATTAAATGGCAAGAGGCAGACCAG GTATCGGTGTGGTAATGGGAAATCATGCAGCCAGCTGACTGTGGAGGAGCTGAGTTCATTTGTGAGGCAGCTGTATAACCTCCCCTGCAGTCTCCCTCAAGCCCCAATGTTGAAG GAGCTCTTGAATCGCATCGAAGACTTCCAGCAGCACAGCGAGAAGGTCCTGGCAGACGAAGTTCCCAGCGTCGCCGAGATCCAGAGCCTGTTAGACGTGAGCTTCGACTTTGACGTGGAGCTGCCCGAGCTGCCCCGTCTGAGAGTGAGGCTGGAACAGGCACGCTGGCTGGAGGGGGTGCAGCAGGCCAGCGCTCAGCCTGCCACGCTGACTCTGGAGACCATGAGGAGGCTCATCGACCAGGGAGTCGGCCTGGTGCCTCATCCGTCCGTGGAGAAAGCCATGGCGCGCCTGCAGGAGCTGCTCACTGTGTCCGAGCACTGGGAGGACAAAGCGAGCAGCCTCCTTAAAGCCAG ACCTCCACACTCCATAGAGACTCttagtgctgctgctgagaaggCATCTGGCATCCCCGCTTACCTCCCAAACAGTCTACTCCTGAAAGACACCATCAGAAAAGCCAGAGAGTGGCTTCAAGAAGCCGAGGAGCTTCAG GCCAGTGGTGGCGAACCTATGATTAACAGCCTGTCTGACATGGTGCTGCGAGGACAAGCCATCCAAGTCCACCTGGAGCCTTTAGACAGGCTGGAGTCTTTGATGGTAGAAGTGCAAGAATGGAAAGAATCTGCAGCTACAACTTTCCTCCAGAAAGACTCGACCCTTGCCTTACTGGAG GTCCTGTGTCCAAGATGTGAAGTTGGAAATGTAGGCTCTCCGAAGAGGAAGGCCAAGAAAGGGAAAGAATCACCTAAAAGTAACAAAAAGAAGACACCAAGGCTTAACACACTCGGTGATGTGGAAAAGGCGCTTTCAGAGACCAAGGATTCTACCTCTGCA ATGGCAACTCTAGAGGAGCTGCGGGCGAGGGAGATGGAGGCTTTCACTAACTTCAGGGCAGCAAATGAGTCGAAGCTCCTTCCCACAGCCGACTGCATGGACCTGAGGGTGTGCGTCTGTCAGAAGGCGCCCATGGGTGCGATGCTACAGTGTGAACTCTGCAGGGACGCCTTCcacagtgtttgtgtcagaGACCCGTCAGACTTGTGCGAAACACAGCTGTGGCTCTGTCCACAGTGCCAGCGATCAGAAAAGCCCCCGTTGAACAAAGTCCTCTCTCTGCTGGCGTCTCTGCGGCACATAGGGGTGCGCCTGCCGGAGGGCGATGCTCTGCACTATCTGGTTGAGAGGACACTTAACTGGCAGCAGCGAGCACAGGAGATCTCACAGTCTTGTAACCTACCTGAATTGGAAGAGAGACCAGGaactcctcccaccctcacaCGCTGGGCGTCAGGCAGCCACGACATTCAAAACAACACTCAG GCTCCATGTTTGACTCCAGAGTGGAATAGGACAAGCCATGCTCAGACCGTCTtctacacagagcagagatgCATCCCACTGCAGG GCCTGAGTCGGGATCTGGAGGAGCTGATGGTGGAGGGGCTCCTGCTGCAGGTGTCTCTGCCGGAGGTCCAGTGCCTCTACCACGTGTTATTGGACAGAGCCAGCAGCCAGCAAACAGACAGGTGCATTTCGCCAACACAGGACGAGTCCACAGACTGTGACAAACACATGCAGTTCAACTCTCAGGGAAACAATCTGCAGCTGGACCAG gatgGCGTCAATGGTGTGAGGGAAACTGTGATTGGCTCAGAAAAGAAAACGAAGCGTCACCTGGAGAAGGAAGGTTTGGACGCAGAGCGCAGAGCGAAGGACAAAAAGCACTCTCACAAAAGACAGAAGATGAATAAGAAGAACCTGCAGCGCAGgacctccacctctcctcgctCCGATTTCTCTCAGTCTGACGACTCTGATGAGGAAATGGCTGTGTGTCCAGCAGAGAGGTGTCAGCTACCAGAAGGAGATGAG GTGGATTGGGTCCAGTGTGACGGCAGCTGTAACCAGTGGTTCCACCAAGTCTGCGTCGGCGTTACGGCCGAGATGGCTGAGAAGGAGGACTACATTTGTGTCAGGTGTACACTGAACGATGGACACAcgagaaaatga
- the kdm5bb gene encoding lysine-specific demethylase 5B-B isoform X4: MSLPRPDEFKPPPECPVFEPSWEEFRDPYAFINKIRPIAEKTGICKVRPPPGWQPPFACDVDKLHFVPRIQRLNELEAQTRVKLNFLDQIAKFWDLQGCPLKIPHVERKILDLYKLNKLVADEGGFDIVCRDRRWTKIALQMGFAPGKAVGSHLRGHYEKILYPYNLFQSGANLLCIQKPVQPLESPDSMESMDTKELKLQDQAQRQAVQTPDNCPSARRAKRMKCEAACVKIEPGEPGEAKPNLRRRMGSFVAKQEPEKQEIPIPVKQEPVEFKEPVIEADKSKSRYKKFIPPVPPSPVDLVVCLVCGSGGEEDRLLLCDGCDDSYHTFCLIPPLHDVPKGDWRCPKCLAQECNKPHEAFGFEQAYRDYSLRAFGQMADAFKSDYFNMPVHMVPTELVEKEFWRLVGAIEEDVTVEYGADIASKEFGSGFPIPNGKFKVSPADEKYLKCGWNLNNLAMMKPSVLTHVTADICGMTLPWLYVGMCFSSFCWHIEDHWSYSINYLHWGEPKTWYGAPGFAAEQLEEVMRKLAPELFESQPDLLHQLVTIMNPNTLMAYGVPIYRTNQCAGEFVITFPRAYHSGFNQGFNFAEAVNFCTVDWMPLGRQCIDHYRMLHRYNVFSHDEMVCNMASKAGTLDVVLASAVHKDMVAMIREEQTMRDKVKKMGVLDCKEAKYDHLQDDERQCAKCRTTCYLSAITCPCSPGVLVCLHHINDLCSCPVDNYTLNFRYTLDHLFPMMSAVKQRAELYDDWASLVTQTLEAKLEKKKGLPVFRSLLSESESRLFPDNDLLRRLRLVTQDAEKCSSVAQQLLNGKRQTRYRCGNGKSCSQLTVEELSSFVRQLYNLPCSLPQAPMLKELLNRIEDFQQHSEKVLADEVPSVAEIQSLLDVSFDFDVELPELPRLRVRLEQARWLEGVQQASAQPATLTLETMRRLIDQGVGLVPHPSVEKAMARLQELLTVSEHWEDKASSLLKARPPHSIETLSAAAEKASGIPAYLPNSLLLKDTIRKAREWLQEAEELQASGGEPMINSLSDMVLRGQAIQVHLEPLDRLESLMVEVQEWKESAATTFLQKDSTLALLEVLCPRCEVGNVGSPKRKAKKGKESPKSNKKKTPRLNTLGDVEKALSETKDSTSAMATLEELRAREMEAFTNFRAANESKLLPTADCMDLRVCVCQKAPMGAMLQCELCRDAFHSVCVRDPSDLCETQLWLCPQCQRSEKPPLNKVLSLLASLRHIGVRLPEGDALHYLVERTLNWQQRAQEISQSCNLPELEERPGTPPTLTRWASGSHDIQNNTQAPCLTPEWNRTSHAQTVFYTEQRCIPLQGLSRDLEELMVEGLLLQVSLPEVQCLYHVLLDRASSQQTDRCISPTQDESTDCDKHMQFNSQGNNLQLDQDGVNGVRETVIGSEKKTKRHLEKEGLDAERRAKDKKHSHKRQKMNKKNLQRRTSTSPRSDFSQSDDSDEEMAVCPAERCQLPEGDEVDWVQCDGSCNQWFHQVCVGVTAEMAEKEDYICVRCTLNDGHTRK, translated from the exons ATGAGCCTGCCTCGGCCGGACGAGTTCAAGCCTCCTCCGGAGTGCCCGGTCTTCGAGCCCAGCTGGGAAGAATTTAGAGATCCGTATGCTTTCATCAATAAGATCCGTCCGATCGCCGAAAAAACCGGCATTTGCAAAGTCCGGCCGCCTCCG gGTTGGCAGCCTCCGTTTGCTTGCGATGTCGACAAACTTCACTTTGTTCCTCGGATCCAGAGGCTCAATGAGCTGGAG GCACAGACCAGAGTCAAGCTCAACTTCTTGGACCAGATTGCCAAATTTTGGGATTTGCAGGGATGTCCCCTGAAGATTCCTCATGTGGAGCGCAAGATTTTGGATTTATATAAGCTAAATAAG CTGGTAGCAGATGAGGGTGGATTTGACATTGTCTGCCGGGACAGGAGATGGACCAAGATTGCACTACAAATGGGCTTCGCCCCTGGCAAAGCTGTCGGCTCACACCTGCGAGGGCATTATGAGAAAATCCTTTATCCCTACAATCTGTTTCAGAGTGGAGCAAACCTGCTG tgcATTCAGAAGCCGGTCCAGCCATTGGAGAGTCCAGACAGTATGGAGAGCATGGACACCAAGGAGCTCAAACTGCAGGACCAGGCTCAGAGGCAGGCTGTCCAGACGCCGGACAATTGCCCCAGCGCTCGCAGAGCCAAGCGCATGAAGTGTGAG GCCGCCTGTGTGAAGATTGAACCAGGTGAGCCCGGCGAGGCCAAGCCAAACCTGAGGCGGAGGATGGGCTCTTTTGTCGCCAAGCAAGAACCAG AAAAGCAAGAGATTCCCATTCCAGTGAAACAGGAGCCTGTTGAATTTAAAGAACCAGTAATTGAAGCTGACAAATCCAAGTCACGGTACAAGAAATTCATCCCTCCGGTTCCCCCGAGTCCg GTGGATCTGGttgtgtgtctggtgtgtgGCAGTGGGGGAGAGGAAGACCGTCTGTTGCTGTGTGACGGCTGTGACGATAGCTACCACACCTTCTGCCTGATCCCTCCTCTGCACGACGTTCCCAAAGGAGACTGGAGGTGCCCCAAGTGTCTGGCTCAG GAATGCAACAAACCTCACGAGGCATTCGGCTTTGAACAAGCGTACAGGGATTATTCTCTGCGTGCATTTGGGCAAATGGCTGATGCATTCAAATCAGATTACTTCAACATGCCGGTTCAT ATGGTACCCACAGAGCTGGTGGAGAAAGAGTTCTGGCGTTTGGTGGGAGCCATTGAAGAGGATGTTACCGTAGAATACGGAGCAGATATCGCCTCGAAGGAATTTGGGAGTGGATTCCCCATTCCCAATGGAAAATTTAAGGTTTCCCCTGCTGATGAG AAATACCTCAAGTGTGGCTGGAACCTGAACAACCTGGCGATGATGAAACCGTCTGTACTGACTCATGTGACGGCTGACATTTGTGGGATGACGCTGCCGTGGCTTTATGTCGGCAtgtgtttctcctccttctgctgGCACATTGAGGATCACTGGAGCTACTCCATCAACTACCTGCACTG GGGGGAACCTAAAACCTGGTATGGAGCTCCTGGTTTTGCTGCtgaacagctggaggaggtgatgaggaAACTGGCCCCAGAGCTGTTTGAGTCTCAGCCGGACCTGCTGCACCAGCTGGTCACCATCATGAACCCCAACACCCTGATGGCCTACGGAGTCCCT ATTTACAGAACAAACCAGTGTGCTGGCGAGTTTGTCATCACATTTCCAAGAGCCTACCACAGCGGCTTCAATCAGGGCTTCAACTTTGCTGAGGCGGTCAACTTCTGCACTGTGGACTGG ATGCCTCTTGGCAGGCAGTGCATTGACCACTACCGCATGCTGCACCGGTACAACGTGTTCTCCCACGATGAGATGGTGTGCAACATGGCCTCGAAAGCAGGCACACTCGATGTGGTCCTGGCCTCAGCCGTCCACAAGGACATGGTTGCCATGATCCGAGAGGAGCAGACGATGAGAGACAAAGTGAAGAAGATG GGGGTGTTAGATTGCAAGGAGGCAAAATACGATCACCTCCAGGATGACGAGCGGCAGTGTGCCAAGTGCAGAACCACCTGCTACCTGTCTGCCATCACCTGTCCCTGCAGCCCAGGAGTACTTGTCTGTCTGCACCACATCAATGACCTCTGCTCCTGCCCTGTCGACAACTACACACTGAA TTTCAGATACACACTGGACCACCTGTTCCCCATGATGAGCGCTGTGAAGCAGAGAGCTGAGCTGTATGATGATTGGGCCTCCCTCGTGACACAGACTCTGGAGGCCAAActggaaaagaagaaag GCCTGCCAGTGTTTCGCTCCCTTCTTTCTGAATCAGAGTCCAGGCTGTTCCCCGACAACGACCTGCTGCGTCGGCTACGTCTGGTCACACAGGATGCAGAGAAGTGCTCCTCAGTGGCACAGCAGCTATTAAATGGCAAGAGGCAGACCAG GTATCGGTGTGGTAATGGGAAATCATGCAGCCAGCTGACTGTGGAGGAGCTGAGTTCATTTGTGAGGCAGCTGTATAACCTCCCCTGCAGTCTCCCTCAAGCCCCAATGTTGAAG GAGCTCTTGAATCGCATCGAAGACTTCCAGCAGCACAGCGAGAAGGTCCTGGCAGACGAAGTTCCCAGCGTCGCCGAGATCCAGAGCCTGTTAGACGTGAGCTTCGACTTTGACGTGGAGCTGCCCGAGCTGCCCCGTCTGAGAGTGAGGCTGGAACAGGCACGCTGGCTGGAGGGGGTGCAGCAGGCCAGCGCTCAGCCTGCCACGCTGACTCTGGAGACCATGAGGAGGCTCATCGACCAGGGAGTCGGCCTGGTGCCTCATCCGTCCGTGGAGAAAGCCATGGCGCGCCTGCAGGAGCTGCTCACTGTGTCCGAGCACTGGGAGGACAAAGCGAGCAGCCTCCTTAAAGCCAG ACCTCCACACTCCATAGAGACTCttagtgctgctgctgagaaggCATCTGGCATCCCCGCTTACCTCCCAAACAGTCTACTCCTGAAAGACACCATCAGAAAAGCCAGAGAGTGGCTTCAAGAAGCCGAGGAGCTTCAG GCCAGTGGTGGCGAACCTATGATTAACAGCCTGTCTGACATGGTGCTGCGAGGACAAGCCATCCAAGTCCACCTGGAGCCTTTAGACAGGCTGGAGTCTTTGATGGTAGAAGTGCAAGAATGGAAAGAATCTGCAGCTACAACTTTCCTCCAGAAAGACTCGACCCTTGCCTTACTGGAG GTCCTGTGTCCAAGATGTGAAGTTGGAAATGTAGGCTCTCCGAAGAGGAAGGCCAAGAAAGGGAAAGAATCACCTAAAAGTAACAAAAAGAAGACACCAAGGCTTAACACACTCGGTGATGTGGAAAAGGCGCTTTCAGAGACCAAGGATTCTACCTCTGCA ATGGCAACTCTAGAGGAGCTGCGGGCGAGGGAGATGGAGGCTTTCACTAACTTCAGGGCAGCAAATGAGTCGAAGCTCCTTCCCACAGCCGACTGCATGGACCTGAGGGTGTGCGTCTGTCAGAAGGCGCCCATGGGTGCGATGCTACAGTGTGAACTCTGCAGGGACGCCTTCcacagtgtttgtgtcagaGACCCGTCAGACTTGTGCGAAACACAGCTGTGGCTCTGTCCACAGTGCCAGCGATCAGAAAAGCCCCCGTTGAACAAAGTCCTCTCTCTGCTGGCGTCTCTGCGGCACATAGGGGTGCGCCTGCCGGAGGGCGATGCTCTGCACTATCTGGTTGAGAGGACACTTAACTGGCAGCAGCGAGCACAGGAGATCTCACAGTCTTGTAACCTACCTGAATTGGAAGAGAGACCAGGaactcctcccaccctcacaCGCTGGGCGTCAGGCAGCCACGACATTCAAAACAACACTCAG GCTCCATGTTTGACTCCAGAGTGGAATAGGACAAGCCATGCTCAGACCGTCTtctacacagagcagagatgCATCCCACTGCAGG GCCTGAGTCGGGATCTGGAGGAGCTGATGGTGGAGGGGCTCCTGCTGCAGGTGTCTCTGCCGGAGGTCCAGTGCCTCTACCACGTGTTATTGGACAGAGCCAGCAGCCAGCAAACAGACAGGTGCATTTCGCCAACACAGGACGAGTCCACAGACTGTGACAAACACATGCAGTTCAACTCTCAGGGAAACAATCTGCAGCTGGACCAG gatgGCGTCAATGGTGTGAGGGAAACTGTGATTGGCTCAGAAAAGAAAACGAAGCGTCACCTGGAGAAGGAAGGTTTGGACGCAGAGCGCAGAGCGAAGGACAAAAAGCACTCTCACAAAAGACAGAAGATGAATAAGAAGAACCTGCAGCGCAGgacctccacctctcctcgctCCGATTTCTCTCAGTCTGACGACTCTGATGAGGAAATGGCTGTGTGTCCAGCAGAGAGGTGTCAGCTACCAGAAGGAGATGAG GTGGATTGGGTCCAGTGTGACGGCAGCTGTAACCAGTGGTTCCACCAAGTCTGCGTCGGCGTTACGGCCGAGATGGCTGAGAAGGAGGACTACATTTGTGTCAGGTGTACACTGAACGATGGACACAcgagaaaatga